The following proteins are co-located in the Escherichia fergusonii ATCC 35469 genome:
- a CDS encoding DUF4222 domain-containing protein, with the protein MRQVNRWFKDHYGVPVRVIRWEPETQRVIYLREGYEHECFSPLEQFRRKFREIEVGHEH; encoded by the coding sequence TTGCGACAAGTTAACCGCTGGTTCAAAGATCACTACGGAGTACCCGTCAGAGTCATTCGTTGGGAGCCGGAAACACAACGGGTTATCTACCTCCGTGAAGGCTATGAGCATGAGTGCTTCAGCCCGCTCGAACAGTTTCGTCGTAAATTCAGGGAAATAGAGGTCGGTCATGAGCACTAA
- a CDS encoding helix-turn-helix domain-containing protein, whose amino-acid sequence MSTKLTGYVWDGCAASGMKLSSVAIMARLADFSNDEGVCWPSIETIARQIGAGMSTVRTAIARLEAEGWLTRKASRQGNRNASNVYQLNVAKLQAAAFSQLSDSDPSKSDASKSDPSKFDASKSGKKAGFHPSESGGDPSVKSKHDPSDKKPSRPDASQPDTQTAEQDFLTRHPDAVVFSPKKRQWGTQDDLTCAQWLWKKIIALYEQAAECDGEVVRPKEPNWTAWANEIRLMCVQDGRTHKQICEMYSRVSRDPFWCRNVLSPSKLREKWDELSLRLSPSVSTHTEKREDPYFKASYDNVDYSQIPAGFRG is encoded by the coding sequence ATGAGCACTAAATTAACCGGCTATGTATGGGATGGTTGCGCAGCGTCAGGCATGAAATTATCCAGCGTGGCAATTATGGCCCGCCTGGCTGATTTCAGTAATGACGAAGGTGTGTGCTGGCCATCAATTGAAACCATTGCCCGTCAGATTGGCGCGGGGATGAGTACCGTCAGAACGGCTATCGCACGGCTGGAAGCAGAAGGCTGGTTAACGCGTAAGGCGAGTCGCCAGGGTAACCGCAATGCGTCGAATGTTTATCAGCTTAACGTTGCGAAGCTTCAGGCAGCGGCATTTTCTCAACTGTCAGATTCTGACCCATCAAAATCTGACGCATCAAAATCTGACCCGTCAAAATTTGATGCGTCGAAATCTGGCAAAAAAGCGGGTTTTCACCCGTCAGAATCTGGCGGGGATCCGTCAGTAAAATCAAAACATGATCCGTCAGATAAAAAACCTTCTCGTCCGGACGCTTCGCAACCGGACACGCAGACGGCTGAACAGGATTTTTTAACTCGCCATCCTGATGCGGTTGTATTCAGCCCTAAAAAGCGCCAGTGGGGAACGCAGGATGATTTGACCTGCGCACAGTGGCTCTGGAAAAAAATCATTGCCCTGTACGAGCAGGCCGCCGAATGTGACGGCGAGGTGGTTCGTCCCAAAGAACCGAACTGGACAGCATGGGCAAACGAAATTCGCCTGATGTGTGTGCAGGATGGTCGTACTCACAAACAAATCTGCGAGATGTACAGCCGCGTCAGCCGCGATCCGTTCTGGTGCCGTAACGTGCTCAGCCCGTCGAAGTTGCGGGAAAAATGGGATGAGCTTTCCCTGCGCTTATCGCCGTCCGTCAGCACGCACACAGAAAAACGTGAAGACCCGTACTTCAAAGCCAGTTACGACAACGTGGACTACAGCCAGATCCCGGCAGGATTCAGGGGGTGA
- the yfdR gene encoding 5'-deoxynucleotidase, translating to MSFIKTFSGKHFYYDRINKDDIVINDIAVSLSNICRFAGHLSHFYSVAQHAVLCSQLVPQEFAFEALMHDATEAYCQDIPAPLKRLLPDYKRMEEKIDAVIREKYGLPPVMSTPVKYADLIMLATERRDLGLDDGSFWPVLEGIPATEMFKVIPLAPSHAYGMFMERFNELSELRTCA from the coding sequence ATGTCATTTATTAAAACTTTTTCTGGGAAGCATTTTTATTATGACAGGATAAATAAAGACGACATCGTGATTAACGATATCGCGGTTTCCCTTTCAAATATCTGTCGCTTTGCAGGACATCTTTCACACTTCTACAGCGTCGCCCAGCATGCGGTGCTTTGCAGCCAGCTGGTACCGCAGGAATTTGCTTTTGAAGCGTTAATGCATGATGCAACAGAAGCGTATTGCCAGGACATCCCGGCTCCACTGAAACGCCTTCTTCCTGATTATAAACGGATGGAAGAAAAAATAGACGCCGTAATCCGTGAGAAATACGGGTTACCCCCGGTTATGAGCACACCTGTGAAATATGCCGATCTCATCATGCTGGCAACCGAACGCCGCGATCTCGGACTTGATGATGGCTCTTTCTGGCCTGTACTGGAAGGCATCCCGGCAACAGAGATGTTCAAAGTTATTCCACTGGCTCCGAGCCATGCCTACGGGATGTTTATGGAGCGCTTTAACGAGTTATCGGAGTTACGCACATGCGCATGA
- a CDS encoding YfdQ family protein has protein sequence MSQNLDATAINQIHALISAQGVNEIISKIGADAVALPENFRIHDLEKFNLNRFRFRGALSTASIDDFTRYSKDLADEGTRCFIDADNMRAVSVLNLGTIDEPGHADNTATLKLKKTAPFSALLSVNSERNSQKSLAEWIEDWADYLVGFDANGDAIQATKSAAAVRKITIEANQTADFEDNDFSGKRSLMESVEAKTKDIMPVAFEFKCVPFEGLKERSFKLRLSIITGDRPVLVLRIIQLEAVQEEMANEFRDLLVEKFKDSKVETFIGTFTA, from the coding sequence ATGTCTCAGAACTTAGACGCAACCGCAATTAATCAAATCCATGCTCTTATTTCTGCTCAGGGTGTTAATGAAATTATCAGTAAGATTGGTGCCGATGCTGTGGCATTGCCTGAGAATTTCCGCATTCATGATCTGGAAAAATTTAATTTAAATCGCTTCCGTTTCCGTGGTGCGCTTTCCACTGCCAGCATCGATGACTTTACCCGTTATTCTAAAGATCTTGCAGATGAAGGCACCCGCTGCTTTATCGATGCTGATAATATGCGTGCCGTCAGTGTGCTTAACCTGGGTACTATTGATGAACCAGGTCACGCAGATAACACCGCCACTCTCAAACTGAAAAAGACAGCACCGTTCTCTGCACTGTTGTCTGTTAACAGCGAGCGTAACTCCCAGAAGTCACTGGCAGAATGGATTGAAGACTGGGCCGACTACCTTGTGGGTTTTGATGCTAATGGTGACGCTATCCAGGCAACAAAATCGGCTGCGGCTGTCCGTAAAATCACGATTGAAGCAAACCAGACCGCTGATTTTGAAGATAATGACTTCAGCGGCAAACGCTCCCTGATGGAGTCTGTCGAAGCGAAGACCAAAGACATTATGCCAGTGGCATTTGAATTTAAATGCGTTCCGTTTGAAGGTCTGAAAGAACGTTCTTTTAAATTACGCCTCAGCATTATCACTGGCGATCGTCCTGTACTTGTTCTGCGCATTATTCAGCTGGAGGCTGTGCAGGAAGAAATGGCTAACGAATTTCGCGATCTGCTTGTTGAGAAATTCAAAGACAGCAAAGTAGAAACCTTTATTGGTACTTTCACCGCCTGA
- a CDS encoding DUF968 domain-containing protein, whose protein sequence is MRALLTPEIAPRMGIVLFRPGSELMPLFMQGRVLLEPEPERYSSFASGAVPAASQPLADDPAVRAVFRNEAVIRRAGGVECLESWLLREKGCQWPHSDWHSENMTTMRHAPGAIRLCWHCDNQLRDQFTERLESMATDNCARWVLSVVRRDLGFDDSHVVTIPELCWWLVRNDLADALPESAARKALRLPKPVVPSVTRESDLVPSVPATSIIQDKAKKVLALKVDPESPESFMLRPKRRRWVNEKYTRWVKTQPCACCGKPADDPHHLIGHGQGGMGTKAHDLFVLPLCRKHHDELHADTVTFEEKYGSQLELIFRFIDRALAIGVLA, encoded by the coding sequence GTGAGAGCACTACTGACCCCTGAAATTGCCCCGCGTATGGGGATCGTATTGTTCAGGCCAGGTTCAGAGCTGATGCCCCTGTTTATGCAGGGGCGTGTCCTGCTGGAGCCTGAGCCGGAACGTTATTCATCTTTCGCCAGTGGTGCCGTTCCGGCGGCATCACAACCGCTGGCGGATGATCCTGCCGTTCGGGCCGTGTTCCGCAATGAGGCAGTGATCCGTCGTGCTGGTGGTGTGGAATGTCTTGAAAGCTGGTTACTTCGTGAAAAGGGCTGTCAGTGGCCTCATTCCGACTGGCACAGCGAGAACATGACCACAATGCGGCACGCTCCGGGAGCAATTCGTCTGTGCTGGCACTGCGATAACCAGCTGCGTGACCAGTTCACGGAACGGCTGGAATCAATGGCAACGGATAACTGTGCCCGCTGGGTGTTGTCTGTCGTGCGTCGGGATCTCGGTTTTGATGACAGTCACGTTGTGACAATACCGGAACTGTGCTGGTGGCTGGTTCGTAATGATTTGGCGGATGCCTTACCGGAAAGTGCAGCCCGTAAGGCACTGAGATTACCGAAGCCTGTTGTGCCATCTGTCACCCGGGAAAGTGACCTTGTGCCTTCGGTTCCTGCCACCAGCATCATCCAGGATAAAGCGAAAAAGGTGCTGGCGCTGAAAGTGGATCCGGAGTCGCCGGAGTCTTTTATGTTACGCCCCAAACGTCGCCGCTGGGTTAATGAAAAGTACACGCGCTGGGTTAAGACGCAGCCGTGCGCATGTTGTGGAAAGCCAGCTGATGATCCCCACCACCTGATAGGCCACGGTCAGGGTGGAATGGGTACAAAAGCGCATGATCTCTTTGTGTTGCCTTTGTGCAGAAAGCATCACGACGAGCTGCATGCGGATACCGTGACATTTGAAGAGAAGTATGGCTCCCAACTGGAGCTGATATTTCGTTTTATCGATCGTGCGCTGGCAATTGGCGTACTGGCGTAA
- a CDS encoding LexA family protein: protein METVGQRIKALRRVTRTSQKELGKFCGVSDVAVGYWEKDINVPGGEALSKLAKFFNTSIDYILYGAEFEGKLVTNMRRVPVISWVQAGQFTECRAAEVFSEVDKWVDTSLKIGDNSFALEVKGDSMTNPNGLPTIPEGATVIVDPDAEPRHGKIVIARLDGTNEATVKKLVIDGPQKFLVPLNPRYPNIPINGNCLIIGVVKGVQYEL, encoded by the coding sequence ATGGAAACGGTTGGTCAGCGTATAAAAGCTCTGAGAAGGGTTACCAGAACGTCCCAGAAAGAATTGGGTAAATTTTGTGGGGTAAGTGACGTTGCTGTGGGGTACTGGGAAAAAGACATCAATGTCCCTGGCGGGGAAGCACTTTCGAAATTAGCGAAGTTCTTTAATACGTCAATAGATTACATTCTTTATGGTGCTGAGTTTGAAGGCAAACTCGTCACAAACATGCGCAGAGTTCCTGTAATTTCGTGGGTTCAGGCTGGGCAGTTTACTGAGTGCAGGGCAGCAGAAGTGTTTAGTGAAGTGGACAAGTGGGTAGATACATCTTTAAAGATTGGTGATAACTCATTTGCATTAGAAGTTAAAGGCGACTCCATGACTAACCCTAATGGCCTCCCAACAATACCAGAAGGTGCAACAGTGATTGTAGATCCTGATGCAGAACCTCGTCATGGAAAAATAGTCATTGCTCGACTTGATGGAACGAACGAAGCTACAGTAAAAAAATTAGTCATCGATGGTCCTCAAAAGTTTTTAGTACCATTGAATCCCCGGTATCCCAACATCCCGATCAATGGTAATTGCCTGATCATTGGTGTAGTCAAAGGAGTTCAATACGAACTCTAG
- the ymfL gene encoding protein YmfL — MGNHHWKIEKQPVWYVKAVRKTIAALPGGYAEAADWLDVTENALFNRLRADGDQIFPLGWAMVLQRAGGTHFIADAVAQSANGVFVSLPDIEDVDNADINQRLLEVIEQIGSYSKQIRSAIEDGVVEPHEKTAINDELYLSISKLQEHAALVYKIFCVSESSDARECAAPGAVACRDCGETNA; from the coding sequence GTGGGTAATCATCACTGGAAAATAGAAAAACAGCCTGTGTGGTACGTGAAAGCTGTCAGAAAAACTATCGCGGCGTTGCCGGGTGGTTACGCTGAAGCGGCTGACTGGCTCGATGTAACAGAAAACGCTTTATTCAACCGCCTTCGTGCAGATGGCGATCAGATTTTCCCGCTGGGATGGGCAATGGTTTTACAGCGTGCTGGTGGCACTCACTTCATTGCTGATGCTGTGGCGCAGTCTGCAAATGGCGTCTTTGTGTCTCTTCCTGACATCGAGGATGTGGACAACGCCGATATCAACCAACGCCTGCTGGAGGTCATTGAACAGATCGGCAGTTATTCAAAACAGATTCGTTCAGCAATTGAAGACGGTGTAGTGGAACCGCATGAGAAGACAGCAATTAACGATGAGCTGTACCTCTCAATTTCGAAGCTGCAGGAGCATGCAGCACTGGTCTACAAAATCTTTTGCGTTTCAGAAAGTAGTGACGCCCGCGAGTGTGCAGCTCCGGGCGCCGTGGCGTGTCGTGACTGTGGAGAAACTAACGCATGA
- the yfdP gene encoding protein YfdP: MASERSTDVQAFIGELDGGVFETKIGAVLSEVASGVMNTKTKGKVSLNLEIEPFDENRVKIKHKLSYIRPTNRGKISEEDTTETPMYVNRGGRLTILQEDQGQLLTLAGEPDGKLRAAGH; encoded by the coding sequence ATGGCTAGCGAACGCAGTACTGATGTGCAGGCATTTATCGGGGAGCTGGACGGCGGCGTATTTGAAACCAAAATCGGCGCAGTTCTCAGTGAAGTCGCTTCCGGTGTGATGAACACGAAAACCAAAGGGAAGGTCTCACTCAACCTGGAAATCGAACCATTTGATGAGAACCGTGTGAAAATCAAACACAAACTCTCATATATTCGCCCGACTAACCGCGGGAAAATTTCCGAAGAAGACACCACCGAAACGCCGATGTATGTCAATCGCGGTGGTCGCCTGACAATTCTGCAGGAAGACCAGGGACAATTACTGACTCTTGCCGGTGAACCTGACGGAAAACTCCGCGCAGCAGGTCATTAA
- the yjjG gene encoding pyrimidine 5'-nucleotidase yields the protein MKWDWIFFDADETLFTFDSFTGLQRMFLDYSVTFTAEDFQDYQAVNKPLWVDYQNGAITSLQLQHGRFESWAERLNVEPGKLNEAFINAMAEICTPLPGAVSLLNAIRGNAKIGIITNGFSALQQVRLERTGLRDYFDLLVISEEVGVAKPNKKIFDYALEQAGNPDRSRVLMVGDTAESDILGGINAGLATCWLNAHNREQPEGIAPTWTVSSLHELEQLLCKH from the coding sequence ATGAAGTGGGACTGGATTTTCTTTGATGCCGATGAAACGCTGTTTACCTTTGACTCGTTCACCGGCCTGCAGCGGATGTTTCTTGATTACAGCGTCACTTTTACCGCTGAAGATTTTCAGGACTATCAGGCCGTTAACAAGCCCCTGTGGGTAGATTATCAAAACGGTGCTATCACTTCATTACAGCTTCAGCACGGGCGTTTTGAGAGCTGGGCCGAACGGCTGAACGTCGAGCCAGGTAAACTCAACGAGGCCTTCATTAATGCGATGGCGGAAATTTGCACACCGCTGCCGGGCGCGGTTTCCCTGCTTAATGCCATTCGCGGCAACGCCAAAATCGGCATCATCACCAACGGCTTTAGCGCCTTGCAGCAAGTGCGTCTGGAACGCACGGGCCTGCGTGATTATTTCGATTTGTTGGTGATTTCCGAAGAAGTTGGCGTAGCCAAACCGAATAAGAAAATTTTCGATTATGCGCTGGAACAGGCGGGCAATCCTGACCGTTCACGCGTGCTGATGGTTGGCGACACTGCCGAGTCCGATATTCTCGGTGGCATCAACGCCGGGCTTGCGACCTGCTGGCTGAATGCTCACAATCGCGAGCAACCAGAAGGCATCGCGCCTACCTGGACCGTTTCTTCGTTGCACGAACTGGAGCAGCTCCTGTGTAAACACTGA
- a CDS encoding tyrosine-type recombinase/integrase, with translation MALSDAWLRSVVGKERDKVLVKSDRDGLSVRVSPKGRVVFQYRYQWAGKGERLDIGTYPATGLKEAREEVIRLRGELESNRNPRLVKQAEKRKATEAMTVESVIRAWYEAYCVKNKKGSEQILRSFELHLFSKIGNIPHDAATLHDWLEVLEPLSTKTPAIADRLLINAKQAHVWAYKRKLIETRPLSDITGKDMDIRKGQKKRFLTHDEIKILYAAIDGSRMVPKYRAFIKLLLHFGCRSSELITARVDDFDFINKVWTVPPERHKTGDITGEPLKRPIIEPVEELIKYVISMNNGSDMLFTKEGCREPVGRTSLQSLPYNLMQYAWRRLGYQFPHWSLHDLRRTARTNFSDLTAPHIAEIMLGHKLPGVWQVYDKSDYLEEQRKAYQAWWERVESIVTCTGSDSN, from the coding sequence ATGGCGCTGTCTGATGCGTGGTTGCGTTCAGTCGTTGGAAAGGAACGTGATAAGGTTTTGGTTAAATCCGATCGTGATGGTCTGTCTGTTAGAGTATCACCGAAAGGTCGCGTAGTGTTCCAATATCGTTATCAGTGGGCGGGGAAAGGTGAGCGTCTTGATATCGGAACTTACCCGGCAACTGGACTAAAAGAGGCCAGAGAAGAAGTTATCCGTCTTCGTGGTGAACTCGAGTCAAACCGCAATCCACGATTGGTCAAGCAGGCTGAAAAACGAAAAGCTACTGAAGCCATGACGGTAGAGTCTGTGATCCGTGCTTGGTATGAAGCATATTGTGTAAAAAATAAAAAAGGTTCTGAACAGATACTCCGCTCGTTTGAGCTGCACCTGTTCTCTAAAATCGGGAATATCCCTCACGATGCAGCTACATTGCATGATTGGTTAGAAGTCCTGGAGCCTCTTAGCACTAAGACTCCTGCAATAGCAGACCGATTGCTAATTAACGCAAAGCAGGCCCACGTCTGGGCGTATAAGAGAAAGCTTATTGAAACTCGCCCGCTGTCGGATATCACGGGTAAAGATATGGATATCCGTAAAGGTCAGAAGAAACGGTTTCTGACACATGATGAAATTAAAATCCTTTATGCTGCGATCGATGGTTCTCGAATGGTTCCTAAATACCGGGCCTTCATTAAACTATTGCTGCATTTTGGCTGCCGTAGTTCAGAGCTAATTACCGCTAGGGTGGATGATTTTGATTTCATTAATAAGGTATGGACTGTACCGCCAGAACGACATAAGACAGGGGATATAACAGGTGAACCGCTAAAGCGCCCCATTATTGAACCGGTTGAAGAGCTTATAAAGTACGTTATCTCTATGAACAATGGTTCCGATATGCTTTTTACTAAGGAAGGATGTAGGGAACCCGTTGGTCGGACATCATTGCAGTCGCTGCCTTACAATTTAATGCAGTACGCATGGCGGCGTTTAGGGTATCAATTCCCCCATTGGTCTCTTCATGATTTGAGACGAACAGCACGAACAAACTTTTCTGATCTTACTGCGCCTCATATTGCAGAAATAATGCTCGGTCATAAACTGCCAGGGGTATGGCAGGTTTATGACAAGAGCGATTATTTAGAAGAACAGCGTAAAGCTTACCAGGCATGGTGGGAGAGAGTTGAATCGATCGTTACTTGTACTGGTTCAGACAGCAACTGA
- a CDS encoding LexA family transcriptional regulator yields the protein MTTLTQCQQQVLDMLISYQKERGFPPTNQEVATMLGYRSVNAAVEHLRALEKKGVITIKRGVARGITLHTAVKDDDSEAVGIIRALLAGEEYARLRATHWLHERGLKV from the coding sequence ATGACGACGTTAACTCAATGCCAGCAGCAGGTGCTGGATATGCTGATTTCTTACCAGAAAGAACGTGGCTTCCCGCCAACCAATCAGGAGGTGGCAACCATGCTGGGATACCGTTCGGTGAATGCAGCGGTGGAGCATCTTCGCGCACTGGAGAAAAAAGGCGTCATCACAATAAAGCGTGGCGTGGCCCGGGGGATAACGCTTCATACCGCAGTGAAGGACGACGACAGCGAGGCGGTCGGGATTATCCGCGCACTGCTTGCCGGTGAGGAATACGCCAGGCTGCGTGCAACTCACTGGTTACATGAAAGGGGCTTGAAAGTATGA
- the rimI gene encoding ribosomal protein S18-alanine N-acetyltransferase, producing the protein MNTISSLETTDLPAAFHIEQRAHAFPWSEKTFASNQGERYLNFQLTQNGKMAAFAITQVVLDEATLFNIAVDPDYQRQGLGRALLEHLIDELEKRGVATLWLEVRASNAAAIALYESLGFNEATIRRNYYPTKDGREDAIIMALPISM; encoded by the coding sequence ATGAACACGATTTCTTCCCTCGAAACGACTGATTTACCAGCGGCTTTCCACATTGAACAACGCGCCCACGCCTTTCCGTGGAGTGAAAAAACCTTTGCCAGTAATCAGGGCGAGCGTTATCTCAACTTTCAGTTAACGCAAAACGGCAAAATGGCGGCGTTTGCGATTACGCAAGTGGTGCTGGATGAAGCTACATTGTTCAATATTGCGGTCGATCCCGACTATCAGCGTCAGGGGCTGGGAAGGGCGCTGCTGGAACATCTGATCGACGAACTGGAAAAACGCGGTGTGGCGACGTTATGGCTGGAAGTCCGTGCCTCAAACGCTGCCGCCATTGCCCTGTACGAAAGTTTAGGCTTTAACGAGGCGACGATTCGCCGCAATTACTACCCCACCAAGGACGGTCGCGAAGACGCCATCATCATGGCGTTGCCAATCAGTATGTAA
- a CDS encoding FlxA-like family protein, translating to MSVTIQGNTSTVISNNSAPEGTSEIAKITRQIQVLTEKLGKISSEEGMTTQQKKEMAALVQKQIESLRAQLEQLLRQQAEKKNKDATVQPDKKEEKKDDTNTAGTIDIYV from the coding sequence ATGTCTGTCACAATTCAGGGGAATACCTCAACCGTTATTTCAAACAACTCCGCCCCGGAAGGAACATCAGAAATAGCCAAAATCACAAGACAAATTCAGGTGCTGACTGAAAAGCTTGGGAAAATCTCATCGGAAGAGGGGATGACGACACAGCAGAAAAAAGAAATGGCTGCATTGGTACAGAAGCAAATTGAAAGCCTCAGGGCTCAACTGGAGCAGTTGTTAAGGCAGCAGGCAGAGAAAAAGAATAAAGACGCGACAGTTCAGCCTGATAAAAAAGAAGAGAAAAAAGACGATACAAATACCGCTGGCACCATTGATATTTACGTCTAA
- a CDS encoding RusA family crossover junction endodeoxyribonuclease: protein MKLILPFPPSVNTYWRHPNKGAFAGKSLISAAGRKFQSAACAAIVEQLRRLPKPTSAPASVEIVLFPPDNRIRDLDNYNKALFDALTHAGVWEDDSQVKRMLVEWGPVIPEGKVEITISKYEKTAGAAA from the coding sequence ATGAAGCTTATCCTGCCTTTCCCGCCCAGCGTGAACACGTACTGGCGACACCCTAACAAAGGGGCGTTTGCAGGTAAGAGCCTGATAAGCGCGGCGGGGCGAAAATTCCAGAGCGCGGCGTGCGCTGCAATAGTTGAGCAGTTACGTCGTCTGCCGAAACCAACGTCGGCACCTGCTTCAGTGGAGATCGTGTTGTTTCCTCCTGATAACCGGATCCGCGATCTGGACAACTATAACAAGGCGCTGTTTGACGCCCTGACCCACGCGGGTGTGTGGGAAGACGACAGTCAGGTGAAAAGAATGCTGGTGGAGTGGGGACCGGTTATCCCGGAAGGGAAGGTCGAGATCACTATCAGTAAGTACGAGAAAACGGCGGGTGCAGCCGCCTGA
- a CDS encoding Cro/CI family transcriptional regulator produces the protein MTTDDIESYFGSIEKVAAFFGITTEAVYQWRNRPGRLIPKGRAAEAAYRTCGRLLFKPELYEKSNG, from the coding sequence ATGACAACTGACGATATCGAAAGCTACTTCGGCAGTATTGAGAAAGTTGCTGCTTTTTTCGGCATAACAACTGAAGCCGTTTATCAGTGGCGAAACCGTCCGGGCCGGTTAATTCCAAAAGGACGTGCAGCAGAAGCTGCATATAGAACTTGCGGACGCTTGCTATTTAAACCTGAGCTTTATGAAAAATCTAATGGATAA
- a CDS encoding KilA-N domain-containing protein — MNNLMVIDGIEVRRDAYGRYSLNDLHRAAGSLDKHKPAFWLRNEQTERLISELQICNSVNIEPVNVIRGGNNQGTYVCKELVYAYAMWISPSFHLKVIRTFDMVTSAPEKLSGQAADKMQAGVILLDFMRRELNLSNSSVLGACQKLQEAVGLPNLAPRYAIDAPADAHDGSSRPTLSLSALLRQYGIRLTANQAYHQMVKLGIVEQRERYSRTAINNIKKFWSLTAKGCMFGKNITSPANPRETQPHFFESRFPELLKLLDTVH, encoded by the coding sequence ATGAATAATCTGATGGTTATTGATGGTATTGAAGTTCGTCGTGATGCTTATGGGCGTTACAGCCTGAACGATCTGCACAGGGCTGCTGGTTCTCTGGATAAGCATAAGCCTGCATTCTGGCTCCGCAATGAGCAAACTGAGCGTTTAATAAGCGAGTTGCAGATTTGCAACTCGGTCAATATAGAGCCAGTTAACGTTATTCGTGGCGGAAATAACCAGGGGACGTATGTCTGCAAAGAACTGGTGTATGCCTATGCAATGTGGATCAGCCCGTCATTCCATCTGAAGGTGATCCGTACTTTCGACATGGTAACCAGCGCACCGGAAAAATTATCCGGACAGGCTGCTGACAAGATGCAGGCTGGTGTGATTCTGCTGGACTTTATGCGCCGGGAATTAAACCTGTCTAACTCTTCAGTGCTTGGTGCCTGCCAGAAACTCCAGGAGGCTGTTGGCTTACCGAATCTGGCACCGCGCTATGCCATTGATGCTCCTGCTGATGCACACGATGGCTCAAGTCGCCCCACGCTGTCGCTGAGTGCACTGCTGAGGCAGTATGGTATCCGCCTGACGGCTAATCAGGCATATCACCAGATGGTGAAGCTGGGGATCGTTGAACAACGCGAACGATACAGCCGTACCGCGATTAACAACATCAAAAAATTCTGGTCGCTGACGGCGAAAGGCTGCATGTTCGGCAAGAACATCACCAGTCCTGCAAATCCGCGCGAGACGCAGCCGCATTTCTTCGAATCCCGATTCCCTGAGCTGTTAAAGCTGCTCGATACCGTTCATTGA
- a CDS encoding PerC family transcriptional regulator, giving the protein MIMSLLNDVQKFIEAHPGCTSGDIADAFAGYSRQRVLQSASKLRQSGRVAHRCEGDTRRHFPRLTERAQEPEPQSVRETRPVRNFYVGTNDPRVILCLTRQAEELESRGLFRRAATVWMAAFRESHSQPERNNFLARREQCLRKSSKRAASGEEWYLSGNYVGA; this is encoded by the coding sequence GTGATCATGAGTCTTTTGAATGACGTTCAGAAATTCATTGAAGCCCATCCGGGCTGTACTTCCGGAGACATTGCGGATGCTTTTGCAGGTTACTCACGGCAGCGCGTTCTGCAGTCAGCAAGCAAGTTACGTCAGAGTGGGCGTGTGGCTCACCGTTGTGAAGGAGATACACGCAGACATTTCCCGCGCCTGACTGAGAGAGCGCAGGAGCCGGAACCACAATCTGTTCGTGAAACCAGACCTGTGCGCAATTTCTATGTCGGCACTAACGACCCCCGGGTGATTTTGTGCCTGACCCGCCAGGCTGAAGAACTGGAGTCCAGGGGCTTATTCCGTCGAGCTGCAACGGTGTGGATGGCGGCATTCCGTGAAAGCCACTCCCAGCCAGAACGAAACAATTTTCTGGCGCGTCGTGAGCAGTGTTTACGGAAAAGCAGCAAGCGCGCTGCATCGGGTGAAGAGTGGTATCTGTCAGGGAATTACGTGGGGGCTTAA